The following are encoded in a window of bacterium genomic DNA:
- a CDS encoding quinone-dependent dihydroorotate dehydrogenase, which produces MYELLRPLLFSGDPEKVHDRVLTALEIAGESSRGRKLLARMAGKNSAASVRTMGLTFDHPIGLAAGFDKDARALPALFALNFAFVEIGTVTPRPQPGNPKPRMVNAMGFPGEGMHAVKRRLISLLERELITRPYGINIGKNATTLLEQASDDYQAVLRELLNFGDYFVVNVSSPNTPGLRTLQKPDSLRQLLFPLMQMTKGSKPLLLKVAPDLTDDDLITAASVVTELGLAGMVCANTSIRREMVPRAATLDRGGLSGSPIFPRTVECVSIVRQHLDKNATIIAAGGLDSPERVHFALSAGANLIQVYTPFVYLGPRVVKKLLG; this is translated from the coding sequence ATGTACGAATTGCTGCGGCCCCTTTTGTTTTCCGGTGACCCGGAGAAAGTTCATGACAGAGTGCTTACCGCACTTGAGATTGCCGGTGAATCATCGCGGGGACGCAAACTGCTGGCGCGGATGGCCGGAAAGAATTCAGCCGCTTCCGTCCGAACGATGGGACTTACCTTTGATCATCCCATCGGACTTGCGGCCGGATTTGACAAAGACGCGCGCGCGCTCCCGGCTCTGTTCGCGCTCAATTTTGCTTTCGTTGAGATTGGCACCGTCACTCCGCGTCCGCAGCCCGGCAACCCCAAACCACGAATGGTCAACGCGATGGGTTTTCCCGGTGAAGGTATGCATGCGGTCAAGCGCAGGTTGATCTCGCTACTTGAGCGCGAACTTATCACCCGGCCCTACGGTATCAATATTGGCAAAAATGCCACTACTCTGCTGGAACAGGCGTCCGATGACTATCAAGCCGTTCTACGCGAACTGCTCAACTTCGGCGATTATTTTGTCGTCAATGTGTCTTCGCCGAATACACCCGGGTTACGCACATTGCAGAAGCCGGACTCTCTGCGCCAGTTGCTGTTCCCGCTGATGCAAATGACAAAGGGCAGCAAACCGCTGCTGCTTAAAGTCGCACCGGACTTGACGGATGATGATTTGATCACCGCAGCATCCGTGGTCACCGAATTGGGTCTCGCTGGCATGGTGTGTGCCAACACGTCCATTCGTCGTGAGATGGTTCCGCGAGCCGCAACTCTCGACCGCGGCGGACTCTCGGGCTCACCAATTTTCCCACGAACGGTTGAGTGCGTGAGTATTGTCCGCCAACACTTGGACAAAAATGCAACCATCATCGCCGCAGGCGGCTTAGATTCGCCGGAACGTGTGCATTTCGCACTGTCGGCCGGAGCAAATCTCATTCAAGTCTACACTCCGTTTGTCTATCTTGGACCGCGAGTTGTAAAAAAACTATTGGGGTAA
- the pepF gene encoding oligoendopeptidase F, with product MNRRTVRMTGVMVALLAWAWVAQASELERSQVETKYKWDLTAMYPSNEAWEADYEWIESKIPELEAFKGKVSKSGKDLKAFLDLMVEVGGHSENLYTYANMSHHLDTRDQVYIALRDRADVISAKMGAALSWFSPELTSIPQASLDKWYKDVKGLDLYKQYISNELRQKAHVLSPEEEKLMSMASEIITQSESAAEALRNTDIQFPEIKGPDGKMVKLTEGRYRALMETTNPKVRRDAAIALHDEYAKYKNTFASLMGANVAAEVFQARARGYNSALHMAVDNDNVDTTVYLNLISTVKANLEPLQKYVRLRREALGLDELHFYDFSAPIVGDAPEWEYEAGVATIKEALKPLGKEYGDALAYAYDNRWVDVYETPAKRGGAYSWGSYKSHPYMLLNYHGTLDDVFTNAHEIGHTMHTWYTYKYQPQIYADYAIFVAEVASTFNEALLIDHLLKTETDPEKRLIYVNQFIDNIHGTIIRQTVFAEFELEMHRKYERGEPLTAESLNELYRGILASYYAPEVAMDPQYDFTWLRIPHFYSNFYVYKYATSMAAALALSDRVTKGGEQELQDYLGFLAGGSSKYPLDLLKGAGIDMSSPAPIEAAMKKFAEYVDQLEVLLAENGSLKGKSGAKANEPENRKEKSKKRSNL from the coding sequence ATGAATCGTAGGACCGTCCGGATGACCGGGGTTATGGTGGCACTTCTGGCTTGGGCATGGGTCGCTCAGGCTTCAGAGTTGGAGCGTTCGCAGGTCGAAACCAAGTATAAGTGGGATTTGACGGCAATGTACCCGAGTAATGAGGCTTGGGAGGCCGATTACGAATGGATTGAAAGCAAGATTCCCGAACTCGAAGCCTTCAAGGGCAAGGTCAGCAAGTCCGGCAAGGACCTGAAGGCTTTTTTGGATTTGATGGTTGAGGTGGGTGGCCACAGCGAGAATCTGTACACCTATGCTAATATGTCACATCACTTGGACACGCGGGACCAGGTTTACATCGCCCTGCGCGATCGCGCGGATGTTATCAGTGCGAAGATGGGCGCCGCTTTGTCGTGGTTTTCACCGGAGCTGACCTCAATTCCGCAGGCATCACTTGACAAGTGGTACAAGGATGTGAAGGGACTTGACCTTTACAAGCAATACATAAGCAACGAACTTCGCCAGAAGGCTCACGTGTTATCGCCGGAAGAAGAGAAGCTGATGTCAATGGCCAGCGAGATAATTACGCAATCAGAGTCGGCTGCGGAAGCGCTGCGTAACACGGACATCCAGTTTCCCGAAATCAAGGGACCCGACGGCAAAATGGTGAAACTGACCGAAGGGCGCTATCGGGCCTTGATGGAAACGACGAATCCGAAGGTTCGTCGCGACGCAGCCATTGCCCTGCATGACGAATATGCAAAATACAAGAACACGTTTGCCAGCCTGATGGGAGCGAACGTTGCTGCCGAGGTTTTTCAGGCGCGCGCCCGCGGCTACAATTCGGCTTTGCATATGGCAGTGGACAACGACAACGTGGACACGACGGTCTACTTGAATTTGATATCAACGGTGAAGGCGAATCTTGAGCCGCTGCAGAAGTACGTCCGGCTGCGCCGCGAAGCGCTTGGCCTGGACGAGCTTCACTTCTACGACTTCAGCGCGCCTATCGTCGGTGATGCGCCGGAATGGGAGTACGAAGCCGGAGTCGCAACCATTAAGGAAGCACTGAAGCCGCTGGGCAAGGAGTACGGTGACGCACTGGCCTATGCCTATGACAATCGCTGGGTGGATGTATACGAGACTCCGGCCAAACGCGGCGGGGCGTATTCATGGGGCAGCTACAAGAGCCATCCATACATGCTGCTGAACTATCACGGCACATTGGACGACGTGTTCACGAATGCCCACGAAATCGGCCACACAATGCACACGTGGTACACATACAAGTATCAGCCGCAGATTTACGCGGACTACGCGATATTTGTTGCTGAAGTTGCCTCGACGTTCAACGAAGCGCTGCTGATCGATCACTTGCTGAAGACGGAAACAGATCCGGAGAAGCGGCTCATCTATGTGAATCAGTTCATTGACAATATTCATGGAACGATTATTCGCCAAACGGTGTTTGCGGAGTTTGAGCTTGAAATGCACCGCAAGTACGAGCGCGGCGAGCCTCTGACCGCCGAGTCTTTGAACGAACTTTACCGCGGCATTCTGGCGAGCTATTATGCACCGGAAGTCGCCATGGATCCGCAGTATGACTTCACGTGGCTGCGCATTCCGCACTTCTATTCCAACTTCTACGTGTATAAGTACGCGACCTCCATGGCCGCGGCGCTGGCTTTGTCCGACCGTGTGACGAAAGGCGGCGAGCAGGAGCTTCAGGATTACCTCGGATTTCTGGCCGGAGGTTCCTCGAAATATCCGCTCGATTTGCTGAAGGGTGCGGGAATTGACATGTCCTCTCCTGCTCCCATTGAAGCGGCGATGAAGAAGTTTGCGGAGTATGTTGACCAGCTTGAAGTGCTGCTTGCTGAAAACGGCAGTTTGAAGGGAAAGAGCGGCGCGAAGGCAAATGAACCAGAGAACCGGAAGGAAAAGAGCAAGAAACGCTCGAATCTCTAA
- a CDS encoding class I SAM-dependent methyltransferase, with protein sequence MGSAQDQAKVWAQGAEVWANKFEPHFVPLWHQMLTMSGVTKGVKFFDAGCGSGGASVIAEQRGAQVAGLDATPQLISIAQKRLPHAPFVVGDLEEMPHEDGSFDVVFAANSVQFTYDPAQALSEIKRLLGPHGKAIVAVFTDIERNNMGTFIKAIGGLLPQPPKVGPFALGKPGLLEAAIEKSGLKVVRDVEVPCDFVYPDVEDFWETFSSAGPVQAAMANVGEEKTRQTAIESVQPFVRPNGSLHLKNISHVVTLEA encoded by the coding sequence ATGGGATCTGCACAAGATCAGGCAAAAGTCTGGGCGCAAGGCGCCGAAGTCTGGGCCAACAAGTTTGAACCGCATTTCGTGCCGTTGTGGCACCAAATGCTCACGATGTCCGGCGTCACGAAGGGAGTGAAGTTCTTTGATGCGGGCTGCGGCTCGGGTGGAGCCTCTGTCATTGCGGAGCAGCGCGGAGCGCAAGTCGCCGGGTTGGATGCAACACCACAACTTATTTCTATCGCACAGAAGCGTCTGCCGCACGCACCTTTTGTTGTGGGGGATTTGGAGGAGATGCCGCACGAAGACGGAAGTTTCGACGTTGTGTTTGCCGCTAATTCCGTGCAATTCACCTATGATCCGGCGCAAGCTCTTTCGGAAATCAAGCGTCTGCTTGGACCGCATGGCAAAGCGATTGTGGCGGTGTTCACGGACATTGAACGCAACAACATGGGCACCTTCATCAAAGCCATAGGCGGCCTCTTGCCGCAGCCGCCGAAAGTCGGACCCTTCGCGCTTGGCAAACCGGGTTTGCTGGAAGCCGCGATCGAAAAGAGCGGCCTGAAAGTAGTTCGCGATGTTGAGGTGCCCTGTGACTTTGTCTATCCCGATGTCGAAGACTTCTGGGAGACGTTCAGCTCCGCGGGTCCTGTGCAGGCGGCAATGGCAAACGTCGGCGAAGAAAAGACCAGGCAAACCGCAATTGAGTCCGTCCAGCCGTTCGTAAGACCGAACGGTTCTCTGCACTTGAAAAACATCTCGCACGTCGTGACCTTAGAGGCATAG
- a CDS encoding HAMP domain-containing histidine kinase, with product MKANMLRGAAVPLVLLALLITSEWCAALDWWPHRHHLSIAWTKPFPRGTNSPLNIGGLDSSGHEYVFIHYSDDVKSGRPLLGHVEVWDSRFHLHEQLNLPHPIARVEPCQADRDDTGEIMVCYRSPDGVGIRVYDWPETDVLFDFEICETDVRWRNSSHWDIEFRFVNYVQGERDLFLIQPQVGFAKGPRGVIAINPQTGDSLWYARCASGVQSWSLINSSQGETIITLGTGASCNGAIYNETADTVSYLHAYNTDGELLWRHVKESPFSWFYLAAAKAKQPCDEIVAISSTLSVNDFIPTLLRVDARNGEVLQQRQLFPMNQRPWMIPWDDCASGERRFVVTAEPETTVVINSSLQALSLKLPRGQVNEVCADFDGDGRDDLALKQPDGYLSIWSFDGELLFREKVSGTFAAQQRIQNGEYSRLWMHNGETFTAYDVTLNNWYHAELALAGSGYILGTAALAWLIVWSVRTRRAYLRARREKLVLEGWAQTASFQAHDTKKPIAVVQRALENFEVRMARDFPDADIKQFASRVRGEIARMLQTSRQIQIISRTIQPDFQTHDLNALIALTVDRMNLLEQTQVVHENPGRQLRAVFDYRLIESLLENLIGNAMEASPANETVRVSADSGANDGQEVKIVVTDRGEGMSEERIAEILDGKGSLKQGGQGLGIRSAKWIAEIHGGGLTVNSSSGAGTTITVLLNPTPAKQAN from the coding sequence ATGAAAGCAAACATGCTTAGAGGGGCTGCGGTGCCGCTCGTTTTGTTGGCACTCTTGATCACGAGCGAGTGGTGCGCGGCGCTTGACTGGTGGCCGCACCGGCATCATCTGTCCATTGCTTGGACAAAGCCGTTTCCACGCGGCACAAATTCACCCTTGAATATCGGGGGGCTTGATTCAAGCGGTCACGAGTATGTGTTTATACACTACTCAGATGACGTAAAGAGCGGTCGTCCACTACTCGGACACGTGGAAGTTTGGGATAGCAGGTTTCATCTGCATGAACAGTTGAATCTACCCCATCCCATCGCGCGCGTGGAACCCTGTCAAGCTGACCGAGACGACACGGGCGAGATCATGGTTTGCTACCGGAGTCCGGACGGCGTTGGCATCAGGGTGTATGATTGGCCGGAGACTGACGTGCTGTTTGACTTCGAGATCTGCGAAACGGATGTGCGCTGGAGAAACAGTTCACATTGGGACATCGAATTCCGCTTCGTCAACTATGTTCAAGGTGAACGGGACCTTTTTCTCATTCAACCGCAAGTCGGTTTTGCCAAGGGCCCGCGGGGAGTGATTGCAATAAATCCGCAAACTGGAGACTCTCTCTGGTATGCCAGATGCGCAAGCGGTGTGCAGAGTTGGTCGCTCATAAACTCCAGTCAAGGAGAGACCATTATCACTTTAGGAACAGGCGCGAGCTGCAACGGCGCAATTTACAACGAAACAGCCGACACGGTGAGTTATTTGCATGCTTATAACACTGACGGCGAGCTACTGTGGAGACATGTGAAGGAAAGCCCGTTTAGCTGGTTCTACTTAGCAGCAGCCAAAGCGAAACAACCTTGCGATGAGATTGTCGCCATTTCTTCGACGCTCAGTGTCAACGATTTCATTCCCACACTGCTGCGCGTAGATGCGCGGAACGGCGAAGTTCTGCAGCAGCGCCAGCTGTTTCCCATGAATCAGCGTCCGTGGATGATCCCTTGGGATGACTGCGCGTCCGGCGAACGGAGATTCGTTGTCACCGCAGAACCGGAGACGACAGTTGTCATTAACAGTAGCCTGCAAGCTCTCTCACTGAAACTGCCAAGAGGGCAAGTCAACGAAGTGTGCGCTGACTTTGATGGGGACGGACGAGACGATTTGGCACTAAAGCAGCCCGACGGTTACTTGAGCATATGGTCGTTTGACGGAGAACTGCTCTTCCGTGAGAAAGTATCAGGAACCTTTGCAGCCCAGCAGAGAATACAAAATGGAGAGTACAGCAGGCTGTGGATGCACAACGGCGAGACATTTACCGCCTACGATGTGACTCTGAACAACTGGTATCATGCTGAACTTGCTTTGGCGGGCAGCGGATACATTCTGGGAACGGCGGCGCTCGCTTGGCTGATTGTGTGGAGCGTCCGGACGAGGCGGGCCTATTTGCGGGCGCGAAGAGAGAAACTCGTGCTGGAAGGTTGGGCGCAGACGGCCTCATTTCAAGCGCACGACACGAAAAAGCCGATTGCAGTAGTTCAGCGGGCGCTGGAGAATTTTGAGGTTAGAATGGCGAGGGACTTTCCTGACGCTGATATCAAGCAGTTTGCTTCACGGGTGCGCGGGGAAATAGCGCGGATGCTGCAGACATCACGGCAAATTCAAATCATCAGCCGCACGATACAACCCGACTTCCAGACTCATGATTTGAACGCGCTGATAGCCTTGACCGTCGATCGCATGAATTTGTTGGAGCAGACCCAGGTTGTTCACGAAAATCCAGGACGACAACTCCGGGCCGTGTTTGACTACCGCTTGATTGAATCCCTGCTTGAGAACTTGATTGGAAACGCCATGGAGGCATCTCCTGCGAATGAAACGGTGAGGGTGAGTGCGGACAGTGGAGCAAACGATGGACAGGAAGTAAAGATTGTCGTTACGGACCGCGGAGAAGGAATGAGTGAGGAGAGAATTGCCGAGATTCTGGACGGCAAAGGGAGTCTGAAACAGGGCGGACAGGGACTGGGCATACGAAGCGCGAAGTGGATTGCGGAAATCCACGGCGGGGGACTGACGGTCAACAGCTCATCCGGGGCAGGGACTACTATCACCGTGCTCCTGAATCCGACGCCAGCCAAACAGGCTAACTGA
- a CDS encoding cupredoxin domain-containing protein — protein MDPMSFWKMVAGIAFIAGIFWFFYFRGRSGRVLPREERKLQQFESKLKNGLLEPAEYEIRVGHPVQWLIHRFDSEPDDEIFEINELSIHELLPGGHTTIIAFLPEKKGRFKIVLGAEREAGLVKIS, from the coding sequence ATGGACCCGATGAGCTTCTGGAAGATGGTCGCCGGAATTGCCTTCATTGCCGGGATTTTCTGGTTCTTCTATTTTCGGGGGAGGAGTGGGCGCGTATTGCCTCGCGAGGAACGGAAACTCCAGCAGTTCGAGTCAAAACTCAAGAATGGCCTGCTGGAACCCGCCGAATACGAAATCCGGGTCGGCCATCCAGTCCAGTGGCTGATTCACCGCTTTGATTCTGAGCCGGACGATGAGATCTTCGAAATCAATGAACTCTCCATCCACGAGCTGCTCCCCGGCGGGCATACCACCATCATTGCCTTTCTCCCCGAAAAAAAGGGTAGGTTCAAAATTGTATTGGGAGCGGAGCGGGAGGCGGGGCTGGTGAAAATCAGTTAG
- a CDS encoding helix-turn-helix domain-containing protein: protein MVILSVQEAAKFLGKTPAALRNGYKRWGVPHFRLGGQIKFTQEALQEWVEKGMTVDSNEPAGPATKNGRRARRVTAETKATSHSGTHVA, encoded by the coding sequence ATGGTGATTCTCAGTGTACAAGAGGCTGCGAAGTTTCTCGGTAAGACCCCGGCCGCTCTGCGAAACGGCTATAAGCGGTGGGGAGTTCCACATTTCAGGCTCGGCGGGCAAATTAAGTTCACCCAGGAAGCGTTGCAGGAATGGGTTGAAAAGGGCATGACCGTCGACAGCAACGAGCCGGCTGGTCCGGCTACCAAGAATGGCCGCCGTGCCCGCAGGGTTACGGCGGAAACTAAGGCGACTTCGCACTCAGGAACGCACGTAGCCTGA
- a CDS encoding T9SS type A sorting domain-containing protein — MFWIENEGQWDGDFSFKCEVGSTVYYVTPQGMTVDFREFKKYPKPRGQRDPLDMLERHEDQDSVTVRGHVVQIHFNSSTNSPETTRSSLPARHSARGIDKLGHYSNYFFGRDSTNWRSRVDHYERVIVPEIWPGIDVEYRADKLGVETVYHVKPGAVPAQIQIEYLGLDAPLRVDAHGNLVLTTSLGEVKEKAPFAFQQEGRMQKRVESGYRIISENLVGFDVEEFDRGKELVVDPLLYGTYLGAGDVDNGGPLTLAPDGGVYVTGSTYALSGFPTTPGAYDETGIFPGMREFVSHFGLDGEFIASTLYGEIQTSDNRNTEGGAYDLAYDSLRNGIWICGFAYPDWPITPDAFDTIIGGSYDGFLLRLSADLTQLEFCSYLGGDHGDQARDVEVDEAGLVYVVGETASDDFPITPEALMPVRQSGDGFLWIYNPNNSELLYSSFFGGERGDRFWGQSIYGDHLWLFGETNSARLPVTENAFKSEFSDTGEFDEPDAFFALLTLHPPTLEYCSYLGGEANDYLFALVEVDSVVYLAGSTHSTDFSVSTGAADTIGVIELGTSTECYVSRLNWRTNDYFGTYFGGGGGELIATFGNWVGQNYVIIAGSTDSGDLPVTSNAFDSVLNNSGVPPNDGFVARLNRELTNITYATYIGGSAHDSYLGYIENADSVWLTGTTLSIDLPVTPDAFQPGDNAFSSAFVQHFAIDTTQDTTNTVDNPSLPLNFTLKVYPNPFNPSTTLSFDLPRNSDVKIEIFNVLGQMIEEIDLGRMNTGSHQVQIGNTEWASGIYIVSLSAGSISRNSKILLIR, encoded by the coding sequence GTGTTCTGGATTGAGAATGAAGGGCAGTGGGATGGGGACTTCTCTTTCAAATGTGAGGTTGGGAGTACTGTCTATTATGTCACGCCGCAAGGTATGACGGTGGATTTTCGAGAGTTTAAGAAGTATCCGAAGCCTCGTGGTCAGCGGGACCCGCTGGACATGCTGGAGAGGCATGAGGACCAGGACTCGGTGACGGTTCGAGGGCATGTGGTGCAGATTCACTTCAATTCCTCGACAAACTCCCCAGAAACTACTAGGTCGAGCCTCCCGGCTCGACACTCCGCGCGCGGCATCGACAAGCTCGGCCACTATTCCAATTACTTCTTTGGCAGAGATTCTACCAACTGGCGCAGCCGAGTCGACCACTACGAGCGTGTCATCGTCCCCGAAATCTGGCCGGGGATTGATGTAGAATACCGCGCTGACAAACTCGGTGTTGAAACGGTTTATCATGTCAAACCCGGCGCAGTTCCCGCACAAATCCAAATCGAGTATCTCGGTCTTGATGCGCCATTGCGTGTGGATGCTCACGGCAATCTTGTGCTCACGACTTCATTGGGAGAAGTCAAAGAGAAAGCTCCGTTTGCGTTTCAGCAGGAAGGGAGAATGCAGAAGCGAGTGGAATCAGGCTATCGGATTATCAGCGAGAATCTGGTGGGGTTTGATGTGGAGGAGTTTGATCGGGGGAAAGAGTTGGTCGTGGATCCGCTACTCTATGGCACTTATCTCGGGGCAGGTGATGTTGACAATGGCGGCCCGTTAACACTCGCACCAGATGGTGGTGTGTATGTCACTGGTTCGACCTACGCCCTTTCAGGTTTTCCCACGACGCCGGGTGCCTATGATGAAACCGGAATCTTTCCGGGCATGCGAGAATTCGTTAGCCACTTCGGCCTGGACGGTGAGTTCATTGCTTCAACTTTGTATGGAGAGATTCAGACGTCGGACAATCGAAACACTGAGGGCGGTGCCTACGATCTAGCTTATGATTCACTCAGAAATGGTATCTGGATATGTGGATTTGCCTATCCGGACTGGCCGATCACTCCGGATGCGTTCGACACAATAATCGGAGGTTCTTACGACGGATTCCTTCTTAGGTTAAGCGCAGACTTGACACAGCTTGAGTTTTGCTCCTATCTCGGTGGTGACCACGGCGACCAAGCACGCGATGTAGAGGTTGATGAAGCAGGCCTGGTTTATGTTGTAGGTGAGACAGCCTCCGACGATTTCCCAATTACACCTGAAGCACTGATGCCTGTACGTCAAAGTGGTGACGGTTTTCTCTGGATATATAACCCTAACAACAGCGAACTTCTCTACTCTTCGTTCTTTGGAGGAGAGCGCGGTGACCGCTTTTGGGGACAAAGCATTTATGGTGACCATCTCTGGCTTTTTGGAGAAACGAATAGTGCCAGATTGCCTGTAACTGAAAATGCATTCAAGTCGGAGTTTTCGGACACAGGTGAATTCGATGAACCTGATGCGTTTTTTGCCTTGCTAACTTTGCATCCTCCGACGCTGGAGTATTGCAGTTATTTAGGCGGTGAAGCAAACGACTATCTCTTTGCTTTAGTGGAAGTTGATTCCGTAGTTTACCTCGCTGGTAGCACGCATTCAACTGATTTTTCGGTCTCTACTGGAGCGGCGGACACCATTGGCGTAATTGAATTAGGAACATCCACTGAATGCTATGTCTCAAGGCTAAACTGGCGAACAAATGATTATTTTGGAACATATTTTGGGGGGGGTGGTGGTGAGCTTATTGCAACCTTTGGGAATTGGGTTGGACAAAACTACGTAATAATTGCGGGATCCACTGACAGCGGTGATCTTCCGGTCACCTCTAACGCTTTTGATTCTGTTCTTAATAATTCAGGCGTGCCGCCAAATGATGGATTTGTTGCGAGGCTAAACAGAGAATTGACGAATATAACTTATGCTACATACATTGGCGGTTCGGCTCATGATTCATATTTAGGGTATATAGAGAATGCCGATAGTGTTTGGCTTACCGGTACGACGCTTTCCATTGATCTGCCTGTCACACCTGATGCATTCCAACCCGGTGATAACGCTTTCAGCAGCGCTTTCGTTCAGCATTTCGCGATTGATACGACCCAGGATACAACGAACACTGTAGATAATCCCTCGCTTCCGCTTAACTTCACACTGAAAGTTTATCCAAATCCTTTCAATCCTTCGACTACACTCTCCTTTGATCTTCCTCGCAATTCCGATGTTAAAATAGAAATTTTCAATGTTCTCGGTCAAATGATTGAAGAAATTGATTTGGGACGGATGAACACTGGAAGTCATCAAGTACAAATTGGCAACACTGAGTGGGCGTCAGGAATTTACATAGTTTCCTTGTCGGCAGGGTCCATCTCCAGAAATTCCAAAATTCTTTTAATTCGATAG
- a CDS encoding RNA-binding protein, producing MATRLYVGNLPFSTTEDELRTVFGEFGTVESAELVIDRMSGRPRGFGFVQMDTEGAATAIKKLDGVEMGGRAMNVNEAKERTQSRPERRGRSNW from the coding sequence ATGGCAACACGTCTTTATGTTGGAAACCTTCCGTTCAGTACGACGGAAGATGAGCTTCGCACCGTCTTCGGTGAATTTGGTACAGTTGAGTCGGCAGAACTGGTCATCGACCGGATGTCGGGTCGCCCGCGGGGATTCGGATTCGTCCAAATGGACACCGAGGGAGCCGCGACTGCTATCAAGAAGTTGGACGGCGTCGAAATGGGCGGCCGTGCAATGAATGTGAACGAGGCCAAGGAACGGACACAGTCCCGCCCGGAACGTCGCGGACGCAGCAACTGGTAA
- a CDS encoding RNA-binding protein yields the protein MATRLYVGNLPFSATEEELRTVFGEFGTVEAVELVKDRETGRPRGFGFVQMDAEGAANAIKQMDGKQMGGRALNVNEARERTQGGGGGGRPPRQRRESNW from the coding sequence ATGGCAACTCGTCTTTATGTCGGTAACCTTCCGTTCAGCGCAACGGAAGAAGAACTTCGCACCGTTTTTGGTGAGTTCGGTACAGTGGAAGCCGTGGAATTGGTGAAGGACCGTGAAACCGGTCGGCCGCGCGGCTTTGGTTTTGTGCAGATGGACGCTGAGGGCGCCGCCAATGCGATTAAGCAGATGGACGGCAAGCAAATGGGCGGCCGTGCGCTGAACGTGAATGAAGCACGTGAGCGTACGCAAGGTGGTGGCGGCGGTGGCCGTCCCCCGCGTCAGCGTCGCGAAAGCAACTGGTAA